The window cacacacgcgtgcgcgcccacttacacacacacacacacacacacacacacacacacacacacagagagagagagagagagagagagagagagagagtatacgacatgtttaaaaatatatgtatatatccggTTTGACAGTACGTTACGCATCCCAAACGACTGAGTGTGACTCAGTGAATGTatgcattcatttatctgtcttgtCACCTATTCGTCTACCTGTCGAcccatccatttatctatctatctacatatgtgtttgtgtatgtacaggtgtgtgtgtgtgtgtgtgtgtgtgtgtgtgtgtgtgtgtgtgtgtgtgtgtgtgtgatacactgaCGACGGTGATGTCAATGAAAAAAACAGGTTGGCGTTTTGTACACACAACTCAGGGCACCTTGCATCTACAAACAAAATTACGGAAGAAAACGTCTAATACCAGAACTAAATGCAAGTTTTTactcgtcatttttttttttttttttttttttttttttttttttaataacaaagtATTGTCACATGGAAAAGCGCGATGTGAAATAAATcactagtagtagtggtggtggtggtggtggtggtggcggcagtagtagtattgttgtaattgttgttgtttgtggtagtgatggtggtggtggtggtggtagtaggtagtagtagtagtattgttgttgttgttattgttgttactgttgttgttggtagtggtggtggtggtggtggtggcagcagtaatagtagtagtagtagtagtgttattgttgttgttgttgttgttggtggtggtggtggtggtggtagtagtagtagtagtgttattgttgttgttgttggtggtggtggtggtggtggtggtggtggtagtagtagtgttattgttattggtgatggtggtggtggcagcagcagcagcagtagtaatagtagtagcattgttattgttgttgttgttattggtagtagtagtagtggtggtggtggtggtggtggtggtactagtagtagtagtggtggtggtggtactagtagtattagtagtagtggtggtggtggtggtggtactagtagtagtagtagtagtagtagtaactaaAATCAGAGACGGCATCTCCTTCCCGCACTGGCTGTTCACAAACAACcccccgtaacccccccccccgtccccctcctctctctccctcccaccccctcctctctctctccctcttcccccaccctttctctttttctttccacccccctctctttcctcctctttctctctctccctgctctctttctcctgctctctatatttcttctcctcccccacctttctctctttctcccccctctctctcaatcctctctcctctctctctccccctctatccccccctttgtgtgtgtgtgttgtgttgtgttgtgttgtgtgtgtgtgtacacagtggtCTACGTGTGTATATTGGGTCTATGTTTGTATGCAGGTTTGCTTtttgaatttgatgcactggtgactcaaacacaggagtgcattgctggcctaaaggactggatgactctcaacaagctgcaattaaatgataataagactgaatttatgataacctgtccaaagaagtttcgtcaacatccttcctttcctgactctgttctgatcaatagcacacctgtttcactttctccctctgttcgcagtcttggtgtaatcctggaccagtctctttccttccaacagcacatttcgaatatctgtaaagttgcctatttggaactgcgtagaatcagctctatccgccactatctctcaaccgatgcaaccaagacacttgtatgctctctggttctctcaagattggattactgcaactctcttttggccggccttcccaaatacctgttagacagactccaacgaattcagaataacgctgccagactcatttgcagagcttctaaatttgaccatgtttctcctctccttcagtctctccactggttgcctgtttccgatcgaatagactataagctatccactctgaccttttctgcagtcaacggatctggccccaagtatctttctgaactcatccatatctacaccccgtctcgccagctccgttcttcctctgatactcgacttctcaggatacctcacgtcagaagtaagacctatggacacagatcgttttcttttcaatcgccaaagacgtggaacaagctccctgataacctccgtcattctgattccctcgtatcttttaaatctcgtctcaaaactcaccttttccctcagcaataagttcaattgtggcaggtccacttccttttcgttaggtgcgcttgactatgtgtgtatacatatgtatgtgtacataattacatgcatgtatatgaatgtgtattatgtgtgcgtgtgtttatgttagTTTGTGCCtgactatgtgtgcgtatgtgttagggtagctgttagatacacatgtatgttacaatgtatgtatgcagtgtgtgtgtgtgtgtgtgtgtgtgcgtgcgtgcatgtgtgtgtgtgtgtgtgtgtgtgtgtgtgtgtgtgtgtgtgtgtgtgtgtgtggtcacatttttgtgtgtgtatgtaacacagatataatgttttatgtcatcaaaagcgtttttgtaaagcacctagagcagatttctggatagtgtgctatataagtattcattattattattattattattattattattattctctctctccccctctctccctctcctccccctctcccccctctctccccccccccctctctctctcccttctccctccccctctctccaccccctttctctctctccgtcccctctctttctcccctctccgtctcttcccccctctctctctccccccctcccctctctctcttccacctctctctctgacctgccGGCATAGTTCCACGCCAAAGGCAAAGAGCGTGAGCAGGGCGCTCCAGATGTCATCGAAGTGGTTGAAGATTCTCTGGCAGATGGACCACAGGGACTGACTGTTGAAGTTGTCCCTCAGCTGACCCAGGATCCtgacgtgtgtatatataatgtgcattgtcaaatctgtgtgtgtgtgtgtgccatagattgtgtgtgtgtgtgtgtgtgtgtgtgtgtgtgccatagattgtgtgtgtgtgtgtgtgtgtgtgtgtgtgtgtgttgtgttgtgttgtgttgtgttgtgtgtgtgtgtgtgtgtgtgtgtgtgtgtgtgtgtgtgtacacagtagtCTACGTGTGTATATTGGGTCTATGTTTGTATGCAGGTTTgctttttggtgggttttttttccccaatgacaTCAATACATACACCCTATGCATAAATaaatgcctgtttgtgtgtgtgtgtgtgtgtgtgtgtgtgtgtgtgtgtgtgtgtgtgcgtatgtgtgtgtggcaacaacaacattatagcaatcatcatcatcatcatcatcatcatcataatcactaccAACAAAAGCAGCTCAGTAAAAAGCAGTAGTACAGACAAACATGTGAAATCGTAaatacaacaaccacaataataacaacaataataacaatagcataaacaacaacaagatagcatactaataggaaaaaaaatagaaagaatcaCCGTCATCAGCCTCATCGCAAACGCCATCATTacggtcattatcatcatcatcattatcatcatcatcaaactattTCATGGTCATGATCATCAGTTGGCAGGGTCACGTCAACAGGCTATTGCTGATTCGCCTCGTGAATTTtcgaaaacgagagagagagagagagagagggagagacagacagacagagacagacagagaaacgcagagacagaggagagagagaaagagagagggagagacagacagacagagacagacagagaaacgcagagacagatatgagagagagagagagagagagagagagagagagagagagagagacagagagacagagagagagagagagagagagagtgagagacagacagacagagacagagagagaaacgcagagagagagagagggaagagagagagagagagggagggagagcatgaatgaatgaatgaatgaatgaatgaatgaattttctttaatgagggaagtagaataagcaaggacatgcttttttttcatccggccgtCATGGCAAAGATAATCAACGaggtcgagagacagacagacagacagacagagagaagaagagaggggagagacagagatgggagtggagagagataaatacagacacagaagacaaagggagtacagagacagagcgacacacacacacacacactcacacacacacacacacacaccctcacccttgCAGGACCGAGTCGTTCTGAAAGCTCATCACGTGGCTCCTCAGACGCTGAAACAGTGCGTCCAGGGCCGCAGAGTctgtacctgtcacacacatcacacacaggagCAATCACATTCGCCTATtgcccgattcgcctattccacATTACCCTATTCACCGTACCCCATTCACCTATTGCCCCATTCACTTATTGCACCATTTGCCTATTCACCATTCACCTATTGCCCCCTTCACCTATTGCCTATTCAGCTATTGTCCCATTCACCTATTGCCTGTTCACCTATTGCCCCATTCACCTATTGCCCCATTCACCTCTTACCCCATTCACCCATTGCCCCATTCACCTATTGCCCCATTCACCTATTGCTCTTTTCACCTATTGTCCCATTCACCTATTGCCCCATTCACCTCTTACCCCATTCACCCATTGCCCCATTCACCTATTGCCCCATTCACCTATTGCTCTTTTCACCTATTGCCCCATTCACCCATTGCCCCATTCACCCATTGCCCCATTCACCTATTGCTCTTTTCACCTATTGCCTCATTTGACTATTGCCCCATTCACTTATTGCCCCATTCACCTATTGCCCCATTCACCTATTGCCCCTGTTCACCTATTGCCCCATTCACCTATTGCCCCATTCACCCATTGCCCCATTCAGCTATTGTCCCATTCACCTATTGCCTGTTCACCTATTGCCCCATTCACCTATTGCCCCATACACCCATTGCCCCATTCACCTATTGCCCCATTCACCTATTGCTCTTTTCACCTATTGTCCCATGCACCTATTGCCCCATTCACCTATTGCCTGTTCACCTATTGCCCCATTCACCTATTGCCCCATTCACCCATTGCCCCATTCACCTATTGCTCTTTTCACCTATTGCCCCATTTGACTATTGCCCCATTCACTTTTTGCCCCATTCACCTATTACCCCATTCACTTATTACGCCATTTGCCTATTCACCATTCACCTATTGCCCCATTTACCTATTGCCCCATTCACCTATTGCCCCATTCACCTATTGCCTGTTCACCTATTGCCCCATTCACCTATTGCCCCATTCACCTATTGCCTGTTCACCCATTGCCCCATTCACCTATTGCCTGTTCACCCATTGCCCCATTCACCTATTGCCCCATTCACCTATTGCCTGTTCACCCATTGCCCCATTCACCTATTGCCTGTTCACCTATTGCCCCTGTTCACCCATTGCCCCATTCACCTATTGCCCCTGTTCACCCATTGCCCCATTCACCTATTGCCTGTTCACCCATTGCCCCATTCACCTATTGCCTGTTCACCTATTGCCCCTGTTCACCCATTGCCCCATTCACCTATTGCCTGTTCACCCATTGCCCCATTCACCTATTGCCCCTGTTCACCCATTGCCCCATTCACCTATTGCCTGTTCACCTATTGCCTGTTCACCCATTGCCCCATTCACCCATTGCCCCATTCACCTATTGCCCCTGTTCACCCATTGCCCCATTCACCTATTGCCCGTTCACCTATTGCCTGTTCACCCATTGCCCCATTCACCTATTGCCTGTTCACCCATTGCCCCATTCACCTATTGCCTGTTTACCTATTGCCTGTTCACCCATTGCCCCATTCACCTATTGCCTGTTCACCCATTGCCCCATTCACCCATTGCCCCATTCACCTATTGCCCCATTCACCTATTGCCCCATTCACCTATTGCCTGTTCACCCATTGCCCCATTCACCTATTGCCTGTTCACCCATTGCCCCATTCACCTATTGCCTGTTCACCTATTGCCTGTTCACCCATTGCCCCATTCACCTATTGCCTGTTCACCCATTGCCCCTGTTCACCCATTGCCCCATTCACCTATTGCCTGTTCACCCATTGCCTGTTCACCCATTGCCCCATTCACCCATTGCCCCATTCACCTATTGCCTTTTCACCTATTGCCTGTTCACCCATTGCCCCATTCACCCATTGCCCCATTCACCTATTGCCTGTTCACCCATTGCCCCATTCACCTATTGCCCCTGTTCACCCATTGCCCCATTCACCTATTGCCTGTTCACCCATTGCCCCATTCACCTATTGCCCCATTCACCTATTGCCTGTTCACCCATTGCCCCATTCACCCATTGCCCCATTCACCTATTGCCTGTTCACCCATTGCCCCATTCACCTATTGCCTGTTCACCCATTGCCCCATTCACCTATTGCCTGTTCACCTATTGCCCCTGTTCACCCATTGCCCCATTCACCTATTGCCTGTTCACCCATTGCCCCATTCACCTacagcacacgcacgcagaaagacactcacaaacacacacaaacacgctggctcgcgcgcgtacgcacacacacacacgcgtgcgcgcgccgtgagcaaacatacacacacacgcaaacacccccccccccaccaccaccaccacaaccacacacaaacacacacacacgcgcgcgcgcgcccgattCGCGATTTCAATGAGTGCAGTGACCTGtgcttttgaaagagagagagacagagacagagagagagagagaggattacatTATATTCTGGTGAGCAAGGGTTGATGGAGACTTTCATGAGGTGAACACTGCACATGATTTCAATACGAGcagcttcacagagagagagagagcagtgtgtgtgtgtgtgtgtgtgtgtgtgtgtgtgtgtgtgtgtgttcctgtgtatgcatgtgtgtgtgtgtgtgtgtttctgtgtatgcatttgtgtgtgtgtgtgtgtgtgtgtgtgtgtgtgtgtgtttgcatgtgtgtatgtgtgtgtgtgtgtttgcatgtgtgtgtgtgtgtgtgtgtgtgtgagtgtggcagtgtgtgtgtgtgtggcagtgtatttgtgtcagtgtctgtgtgtgcgtgcatacaggCACATGCACTCAGACTTACCGAACAGAACTCGAGCATCCATGTTGTTCATCTCTTGGAAAGCTCTGGAATTGACGGTTCCAGAGTCGCCCGTCACTTCGGCCACGTAGCGATGAAAGAGGTAGCGCGTTTGCCCCTCCACGTCATAGCCTGCCACACGTCATACATGACTCACTGCATGCGTCACTGCCTCGACACGCCATTCACGCATTGTGTCATCGCTTGTACACGTCATTCACATACGTCACCGTCCTTCACCGGTCTGTACACGTCAGTTTCACTCTTCACTCATGATGgcctgcacacgtcactcacttACGTCACCGTCTTGTCACGTCATTCGCTTAATTGTGATGTCATTTCGGCTCATGGGGCGTGATGGGGGTCacggtgggggaaagggggtgtgggaggcagGGGCGGGGTAAGCTAGAGCTAAGCAGGGAACGGTATATTGGGAGGATTTTTTTTCagataaatcaatcaacaaataaataaataaacgaatcaatatatatatatatatatatatatatatatatatatatatatatatatatatatatatatccatgaataaatgtataataaataaatacccaTTTGAATTGCCGTTTTCTACACTATCACAGGCAGATTCTCCACTTGTGACGGACTGAcacgttcagttttatttttgtttatttatttattttattttattttattttttacaacagTAGCACTTCGAACGTGGTTCGTACTGAAAACACCACCGCGTGAGTTAATAGGCGAGTGACGCACGAATGATCATAAACCGGTGTGAGGTTTAATTGGCAGGTCCTTCACAGAGCCCCACATCGCTTCAGACGCGGGGGCAGATTTCACGGTGAGAAAGTGACAACTGGTTTTAGAAAAGAGAAAACTTAATGCAACCGCTGCATACAGCGGCACTTCGCATTGTGAGTCAGTCGATTCCAAAATACAGCACAGTACGAAttataatgcagtgcaatgcaatacagtgcgatGGAATACAAcataattcaatgcaatgcaatgcagtagaaTTATACTATGCAACGCAAcgaaacacaagacaatacacacgcactctcttttctcttctgacaaagcgcgttggattatgctgctggccaggcatctgcctaaccgcagatgtgatgtagtatatataattatggattatatggatggatttgtccgatggcaggacgcctccttgagaaactgaaactgatgtcgcCTGAAGATTCTGGGCGGTGGCTGGGTTGTGAAAGGTGCTGATCGCAATTAGTTTCAGCTGTCACAGCCCTTGAAGGGCCCCAGTCACGTTGTGTCACGTGAGGCTCTGTCGGGGTTGGAAAGAGAACCCAGTCTTTTCTTCAGTGTTGTACTGCGTGTTTCGGGCAGGAACCCACACAGAACCCCAGCGGAACAGCCAGCCTGACCCAGACCtcagtgtgttgacagtgtgttccGCATGACTGGCTTCTGTTTTGCAtgggtccttgtgtgtgtgtgtgtgtgtgtgtgtgtgtgtgtgtgtgtgtgtgtccgtgtgtgtgtgtgccagcgagagacaagacaagacacgacaaattctttatttcgaggataatgggtgaagcactggtgtgctttttttttttacatccagtccccgccctgaattgggtctacactacacaatatttcatgaaatgaaagcatggtgttagtagagatacataacagaggaaacaatatacataaatcaaaaccgaaaacaacaaccacacacacacatccacacacgcacgcacgcacacacacacacacacacacacacacacacacacacacacgcacgcacactgcacacaccggcacacacacacacacatggcatacaggcacaagcatggtgttactAGAATGCATAGGgaaaaattaatgaacaaaatgaaagaaacagagagagagagatcaagatcgagatcgagagagagagtgtgtgtgtgttttgtgtgtgtgtgtgtgtgtgttgtgtgtgtgtgtgtgtgccgtgtgtgtatgtgtgtgtgtgcgcgcgcccgcgcgcgcgcgcgcgtgtgtgtgtcccagtgtgtgtgtgtgtatgtgtgtgtgtgtgtgtgtgtgtgtgtgtgtgtgtgtgtgtgtgagagagagagagagagagagagagagagagagagagagagagcaaggaacaCTACATACATATTCAAACTAAAGtgtccaaaaagaaaacaacatgcaCAGACGAACTTGAAGAACGCTGCATACACATTCTAATTACTGACGACTGTGACTCCCACATAAATATCATACCTATACTTACA of the Babylonia areolata isolate BAREFJ2019XMU chromosome 27, ASM4173473v1, whole genome shotgun sequence genome contains:
- the LOC143301249 gene encoding uncharacterized protein LOC143301249, producing the protein MALSRPVSRSTGSGYDVEGQTRYLFHRYVAEVTGDSGTVNSRAFQEMNNMDARVLFGTDSAALDALFQRLRSHVMSFQNDSVLQGILGQLRDNFNSQSLWSICQRIFNHFDDIWSALLTLFAFGVELCRQIAVILMDYDTIVTTIVSAVMRWASDWIINNGGWMAVVPSSGVLTAVANAVSSWVTWLLPSSSSSSSSNTPPSSTNRSSH